A genomic stretch from Angustibacter sp. Root456 includes:
- a CDS encoding maleylpyruvate isomerase family mycothiol-dependent enzyme encodes MTTATSDVSQISPITRSSDAAPVALAAYDQLLTLLRSLDAEEWQAVTDCPGWSVADVVGHLIGAAEANASLRQNLRQQAWGGRHRKEHSDNPLDAVNALQVSEHRRLTPAERVSRLTALAPRAVAGRMRLPRPLRRVSVPIAQSGSSAGMPPRLQLGHLVDVVYTRDVWMHSHDIARATGRRLDRCAPVNARIVADVVREWARRHGQPVDLTLTGPDGGRFVVGAEGERIELDAVEFCRALSGRAPAPGLLGHLVIF; translated from the coding sequence ATGACCACGGCCACGAGCGACGTCTCGCAGATCTCGCCGATCACCAGGAGCAGTGATGCGGCTCCGGTCGCGCTGGCCGCCTACGACCAGCTGCTCACCCTGCTGCGCTCGCTGGACGCCGAGGAGTGGCAGGCGGTCACGGACTGCCCCGGCTGGTCCGTCGCGGACGTGGTGGGGCACCTGATCGGCGCTGCGGAGGCCAACGCGTCCCTGCGCCAGAACCTGCGCCAGCAGGCCTGGGGCGGCCGCCACCGCAAGGAGCACTCCGACAACCCGCTCGACGCCGTCAACGCGTTGCAGGTCAGCGAGCATCGCCGCCTCACCCCGGCCGAGCGCGTGAGCAGGCTGACGGCGCTCGCCCCGCGAGCGGTCGCCGGCCGCATGCGGCTCCCGCGGCCGCTGCGCCGGGTCAGCGTCCCCATCGCCCAGTCGGGCTCGTCGGCCGGCATGCCACCGCGGCTGCAGCTCGGGCACCTCGTCGACGTCGTCTACACGCGCGACGTGTGGATGCACAGCCACGACATCGCCCGTGCGACCGGCCGCAGACTCGATCGCTGCGCCCCGGTGAACGCCCGGATCGTCGCCGACGTCGTCCGGGAGTGGGCACGCCGGCACGGGCAGCCGGTGGACCTCACGCTGACCGGGCCGGACGGCGGCCGCTTCGTCGTCGGTGCCGAGGGGGAGCGGATCGAGCTCGACGCCGTCGAGTTCTGCCGTGCCCTCTCTGGCCGGGCCCCGGCACCGGGTCTGCTCGGTCACCTCGTCATCTTCTGA
- a CDS encoding DUF952 domain-containing protein, whose amino-acid sequence MRILHAALPDDWSRARLDGSYDVSTRGRTLVDEGFIHASTLQQLPGVLDRFYADVPAVDVLVIDLDRLEHEGAQVLWEDVPGADDGPYPHVYGVIPAQTVVEVVRLEHSPGEPWAVPHIADVAEVDASD is encoded by the coding sequence ATGCGCATCCTGCACGCCGCTCTGCCCGATGACTGGTCGCGGGCGCGACTCGACGGCAGCTACGACGTCTCGACCCGCGGCCGCACGCTCGTCGACGAGGGGTTCATCCACGCCTCGACGTTGCAGCAGCTGCCCGGGGTGCTCGACCGCTTCTACGCCGACGTCCCCGCCGTGGACGTGCTGGTGATCGACCTCGACCGGCTCGAACACGAGGGCGCGCAGGTGTTGTGGGAGGACGTGCCGGGAGCGGACGACGGTCCGTACCCCCACGTGTACGGCGTGATCCCCGCGCAGACCGTGGTCGAGGTCGTGCGCCTCGAGCACTCCCCCGGCGAGCCGTGGGCGGTGCCGCACATCGCCGACGTGGCGGAGGTCGACGCCAGCGACTGA
- the ccrA gene encoding crotonyl-CoA carboxylase/reductase has translation MNDASQQILDAITAGDTSPEGFAALELPDHYRAVTVHKDDVDMFDGVPSAEKDPRKSLHVEEVPLPDLAPGEALVAVMASAINYNTVWTSIFEPVSTFGFLERYGRTSPLAKRHDLPYHVVGSDLAGVVLRTGAGVHSWKPGAEVVAHCLSVELEHPDGHNDTMLDPEQRIWGFETNFGGLAHLAIVKANQLMPKPGHLSWEEAASPGLVNSTAYRQLISKNGAGLKLGDTVLIWGASGGLGSYATQMALAAGATPVCVVSSDDKADICRAMGAELVIDRRAEGFKFWKDETTQDPKEWRRFGARIRELTGGRDVDIVFEHPGRETFGASVFAARKGGTIVTCASTSGYMHEYDNRYLWMNLKRIIGSHFANYREAWEANDLINRGLIHPTLSRVYSLDDVGQAAYDVHQNLHQGKVGVLCLAPEEGLGVRDTAKREALLPLLNRFRDV, from the coding sequence GTGAACGACGCCTCGCAGCAGATCCTGGACGCCATCACCGCCGGCGACACCAGCCCCGAGGGCTTCGCCGCCCTCGAGCTGCCCGACCACTACCGCGCCGTCACGGTGCACAAGGACGACGTCGACATGTTCGACGGCGTGCCGTCCGCGGAGAAGGACCCACGCAAGAGCCTGCACGTCGAGGAGGTTCCGCTGCCCGATCTCGCCCCCGGCGAGGCGCTGGTGGCCGTGATGGCCTCGGCCATCAACTACAACACCGTGTGGACGTCGATCTTCGAGCCGGTGTCGACGTTCGGGTTCCTCGAGCGCTACGGCCGCACGTCGCCGCTCGCCAAGCGGCACGACCTGCCGTACCACGTGGTCGGTTCGGACCTCGCGGGCGTCGTCCTGCGCACCGGGGCGGGCGTGCACAGCTGGAAGCCGGGGGCGGAGGTGGTCGCCCACTGCCTGTCGGTCGAGCTCGAGCACCCCGACGGCCACAACGACACGATGCTCGACCCCGAGCAGCGCATCTGGGGCTTCGAGACGAACTTCGGCGGCCTCGCGCACCTGGCGATCGTCAAGGCCAACCAGCTCATGCCGAAGCCCGGCCACCTGTCGTGGGAGGAGGCCGCCTCGCCCGGCCTGGTGAACTCCACCGCCTACCGGCAGCTGATCTCCAAGAACGGCGCCGGCCTCAAGCTCGGCGACACGGTGCTGATCTGGGGTGCGTCGGGCGGCTTGGGCTCGTACGCCACGCAGATGGCGCTGGCCGCCGGCGCGACGCCGGTGTGCGTCGTGTCGAGCGACGACAAGGCCGACATCTGCCGCGCGATGGGCGCCGAGCTCGTCATCGACCGGCGCGCCGAGGGCTTCAAGTTCTGGAAGGACGAGACGACCCAGGACCCCAAGGAGTGGCGCCGCTTCGGTGCGCGCATCCGCGAGCTCACCGGTGGTCGCGACGTCGACATCGTCTTCGAGCACCCCGGTCGAGAGACCTTCGGCGCCAGCGTGTTCGCGGCGCGCAAGGGCGGCACCATCGTCACCTGCGCGTCGACGTCCGGATACATGCACGAGTACGACAACCGCTATCTGTGGATGAACCTCAAGCGCATCATCGGGTCGCACTTCGCGAACTACCGCGAGGCGTGGGAGGCCAACGACCTCATCAACCGCGGGCTCATCCACCCCACCCTGTCGCGCGTGTACTCGCTGGACGACGTCGGTCAGGCCGCGTACGACGTCCACCAGAACCTCCACCAGGGCAAGGTGGGCGTGCTCTGTCTGGCCCCGGAGGAGGGACTCGGGGTGCGCGACACGGCCAAGCGCGAGGCGCTGCTGCCGCTCCTCAACCGGTTCCGCGACGTCTGA
- a CDS encoding AI-2E family transporter, translating into MDDSTTEPSGVREDDPEQDDATEQRVEDRRERQQEAAAEAAASLGRPGRPLNRQSPFFVGFVGAIGVLFAWGLLHVVTQLSSVLLLIVVALFLALGLDPVVQWLQARGLRRGYAAAVVFLGVILVFVGIIALVVPPVVNEAGQLLDQAPDFVDNLLKNHTLRDLDKQYGLITRVQEELRKRATDQSLWTSVFGGVLGAGKAVVGGLFSAFTVLVLTLYFTASLPTVKASVYRMVPRSRRQRVSFLSEEISRRVGGYFLGQIAVATLNGIFSYIMMTIVGIPYAAVLAVSVGVLGLIPMVGATLGAVLVLIVALFQSGTAALIVAVYYVIYQQVENYVLSPRIMQRTVAVPGAVTVVAALAGGTLLGIVGALMAIPVAAGLLLLYQEVLLPRQQQT; encoded by the coding sequence ATGGACGACAGCACGACCGAGCCATCCGGCGTCCGCGAGGACGACCCAGAGCAGGACGACGCGACCGAGCAGCGCGTCGAGGACCGTCGCGAACGACAGCAGGAGGCTGCGGCCGAGGCGGCCGCCTCTCTCGGGCGTCCTGGGCGTCCCCTGAACCGCCAGTCGCCGTTCTTCGTCGGGTTCGTCGGCGCTATCGGCGTGCTGTTCGCCTGGGGGCTGCTGCACGTGGTGACGCAGCTGTCGTCGGTGCTGCTGCTCATCGTCGTCGCCCTGTTCTTGGCGCTCGGGCTCGACCCGGTCGTCCAGTGGCTGCAGGCGCGCGGGTTGCGGCGTGGCTACGCGGCTGCGGTGGTGTTCCTCGGGGTGATCCTGGTGTTCGTCGGGATCATCGCGCTCGTCGTGCCCCCGGTGGTCAACGAGGCCGGTCAGCTCCTCGACCAGGCACCCGACTTCGTCGACAACCTGCTGAAGAACCACACCCTGCGCGACCTCGACAAGCAGTACGGCCTCATCACGCGCGTGCAGGAGGAGCTGCGCAAGCGCGCCACCGACCAGTCGCTGTGGACGTCGGTGTTCGGCGGCGTACTCGGTGCCGGCAAGGCCGTGGTGGGCGGACTGTTCAGCGCCTTCACGGTGCTGGTGCTCACGCTGTACTTCACGGCGTCGTTGCCGACGGTGAAGGCCTCGGTCTACCGCATGGTGCCGCGCAGCCGTCGCCAGCGCGTGAGCTTCCTGTCCGAGGAGATCAGCCGCCGCGTCGGTGGCTACTTCCTCGGCCAGATCGCGGTGGCGACCCTCAACGGCATCTTCAGCTACATCATGATGACCATCGTCGGGATCCCGTACGCAGCCGTGCTCGCCGTGAGCGTCGGCGTCCTCGGCCTCATCCCGATGGTGGGTGCGACGCTCGGCGCGGTGCTGGTGCTGATCGTCGCGCTCTTCCAGTCCGGGACGGCGGCGCTCATCGTGGCGGTGTACTACGTGATCTACCAGCAGGTGGAGAACTACGTGCTGTCCCCTCGGATCATGCAGCGCACGGTCGCCGTGCCCGGTGCGGTGACGGTGGTGGCGGCGCTCGCCGGTGGCACGCTGCTCGGCATCGTCGGCGCGCTCATGGCGATCCCCGTGGCCGCCGGCCTGCTGCTGCTGTACCAGGAGGTGCTGCTGCCGCGTCAGCAGCAGACCTGA
- the mce gene encoding methylmalonyl-CoA epimerase encodes MTTTPDPLFTAIDHVGVAVADLDAAIAFYRDSLGLQLQHEEVNEEQGVREAMMAVGDSGSCVQLLAPLTPDSTIAKFLDRNGPGIQQVAYRVADVAAVSATLRERGLRLLYDEPRRGTAGSRVNFVHPKDAGGVLVELVEPAAAH; translated from the coding sequence ATGACGACCACGCCCGACCCGCTGTTCACCGCCATCGACCACGTCGGCGTCGCCGTCGCCGACCTCGACGCCGCCATCGCGTTCTACCGCGACAGCCTCGGACTGCAGCTGCAGCACGAGGAGGTCAACGAGGAGCAGGGCGTGCGCGAGGCGATGATGGCGGTCGGCGACTCCGGCTCGTGCGTGCAGCTGCTCGCCCCCCTCACACCGGACTCGACCATCGCGAAGTTCCTCGACCGCAACGGCCCCGGGATCCAGCAGGTCGCCTACCGCGTGGCCGACGTCGCCGCGGTGAGCGCCACGTTGCGCGAGCGCGGGCTGCGGCTGCTGTACGACGAGCCCCGCCGCGGCACGGCGGGCAGCCGGGTCAACTTCGTGCACCCCAAGGACGCCGGTGGCGTTCTCGTCGAGCTCGTGGAGCCCGCCGCCGCCCACTGA
- a CDS encoding 3-hydroxyacyl-CoA dehydrogenase family protein has translation MARELSTIGVVGLGTMGAGIVEVFARNGLRVCAVEVDAAGLDRGRAHLEHSTARAVARGKLTEAEQAELIGRVRFAGSLDDLADCDLVVEAVPEHLDLKREIFGKLDSIVRPDTILATNTSSLSVTEISVSTHNPRRVVGMHFFNPAPVLRFVEVIRTVVTEDAVVEDVKALAARLGKMPVVVGDKAGFIANALLFGYLNHAVSMYESRYATREDIDAAMQLGCGLPMGPLALMDLIGLDTAYEILDTMYKQGRERLHAPSPLIKQMVTAGLKGRKSGRGFYTYAEPGSSQVVDDGLTPAAEAGEHEALRPVSRVGVVGSGTMATGIIEVFAKGGYDVVFVARGSEKVAAVTAAIGKSLEKAVQRGKLSDDDRRAALARVTGSTRLEDLASCDLVVEAVVEELSVKQALFENLDEICKPGAILATTTSSLPVVECAAATQRARDVVGMHFFNPAPVMKLVEVVHTVSTADDVVATVTDVCRRLGKHPVTCGDRAGFIVNALLFPYLNDAVKMLEAHYAGADDIDTAMKTGCGYPMGPFELLDVVGLDVSLAIQRQLYLEFRERGYAPAPLLEQLVTAGYLGRKVGRGFRTYA, from the coding sequence ATGGCGCGTGAGCTGAGCACGATCGGTGTGGTGGGACTCGGCACGATGGGCGCTGGGATCGTCGAGGTCTTCGCGCGCAACGGCCTGCGGGTCTGCGCGGTCGAGGTCGACGCGGCCGGCCTCGACCGCGGTCGCGCCCACCTCGAGCACTCCACCGCCCGGGCCGTGGCCCGCGGCAAGCTCACCGAGGCGGAGCAGGCCGAGCTCATCGGCCGCGTGCGGTTCGCCGGCAGCCTGGACGACCTCGCCGACTGCGACCTGGTGGTCGAGGCTGTGCCCGAGCACCTGGACCTCAAGCGCGAGATCTTCGGCAAGCTCGACTCGATCGTGCGGCCCGACACGATCCTGGCCACCAACACCTCCAGCCTGTCGGTGACCGAGATCTCGGTGTCGACGCACAACCCTCGGCGCGTCGTCGGCATGCACTTCTTCAACCCTGCACCCGTGCTGCGCTTCGTCGAGGTGATCCGCACGGTGGTCACCGAGGACGCCGTCGTCGAGGACGTCAAGGCGCTCGCCGCACGTCTCGGCAAGATGCCGGTGGTCGTCGGCGACAAGGCGGGCTTCATCGCCAACGCGCTGCTGTTCGGCTACCTCAACCACGCGGTGTCGATGTACGAGTCGCGCTACGCCACGCGCGAGGACATCGACGCCGCGATGCAGCTCGGCTGCGGCCTGCCGATGGGCCCGCTCGCGCTGATGGACCTGATCGGCCTCGACACCGCCTACGAGATCCTCGACACGATGTACAAGCAGGGGCGCGAGCGGCTGCACGCGCCCAGCCCGCTCATCAAGCAGATGGTCACCGCGGGTCTGAAGGGTCGCAAGAGCGGTCGCGGCTTCTACACCTACGCCGAGCCCGGCTCGAGCCAGGTCGTGGACGACGGCCTCACGCCCGCGGCCGAGGCCGGGGAGCACGAGGCCCTGCGTCCGGTGTCGCGCGTGGGTGTCGTGGGGTCGGGCACGATGGCCACCGGCATCATCGAGGTCTTCGCCAAGGGCGGCTACGACGTCGTCTTCGTGGCCCGGGGCAGCGAGAAGGTCGCGGCCGTGACCGCGGCGATCGGCAAGAGCCTGGAGAAGGCCGTGCAGCGCGGCAAGCTGTCGGACGACGATCGTCGGGCCGCGCTCGCCCGGGTCACCGGCTCGACCCGGTTGGAGGACCTCGCGTCGTGCGACCTCGTGGTCGAGGCGGTCGTCGAGGAGCTCAGCGTCAAGCAGGCGTTGTTCGAGAACCTCGACGAGATCTGCAAGCCGGGCGCCATCTTGGCGACGACCACGTCGTCGCTGCCGGTGGTCGAGTGCGCGGCGGCCACGCAGCGGGCACGCGACGTGGTGGGCATGCACTTCTTCAACCCGGCGCCCGTCATGAAGCTCGTCGAGGTCGTGCACACCGTCTCCACCGCCGACGACGTCGTCGCCACGGTCACCGACGTCTGCCGACGCCTCGGCAAGCATCCGGTCACCTGCGGTGACCGCGCCGGGTTCATCGTCAACGCGTTGCTGTTCCCGTACCTCAACGACGCCGTGAAGATGCTCGAGGCGCACTACGCAGGCGCCGACGACATCGACACCGCGATGAAGACCGGCTGCGGGTACCCGATGGGTCCGTTCGAGCTGCTCGATGTCGTGGGGCTCGACGTCTCGCTCGCGATCCAGCGCCAGCTCTACCTGGAGTTCCGCGAGCGCGGGTACGCGCCGGCGCCGTTGCTGGAGCAGCTCGTGACGGCCGGCTACCTCGGGCGCAAGGTCGGCCGCGGCTTCCGCACCTACGCTTGA
- a CDS encoding acetyl-CoA C-acetyltransferase — protein sequence MPAQPDARTSVIVGGARTPMGRLLGSLSGFSAADLGGFAIKGALDKSGVAPEQVQYVIMGQVLTAGAGQIPARQAAAKAGIPMTVPALTINKVCLSGIDAIALADQLIRAGEFDVVVAGGQESMSQAPHLLPKSREGYKYGDVTVRDHMAYDGLWDAFTDQAMGNLTESANTADNEFTREEQDAFSARSHQLAAQAWKNGVFDDEVVAVEIPQRKGDPIVFKDDEGVRADTTVESLSRLRPAFRKDGTITAGSASQISDGAAAVVVMSKAKAEELGLTWIAEIGAHGVVAGPDSTLQSQPARAITVACEKEGIAPSDLDLVEINEAFAAVGLASTRELGLDADIVNVNGGAIAMGHPIGMSGARIALHLALELKRRGGGVGAAALCGGGGQGDALIVRVPKA from the coding sequence GTGCCTGCACAGCCCGATGCCCGTACATCCGTCATCGTCGGTGGGGCCCGGACGCCGATGGGCCGCCTGCTCGGGTCGCTGTCCGGGTTCAGCGCCGCCGATCTCGGCGGGTTCGCCATCAAGGGCGCCCTGGACAAGTCCGGGGTCGCCCCCGAGCAGGTGCAGTACGTGATCATGGGTCAGGTGCTCACCGCCGGGGCGGGCCAGATCCCCGCCCGTCAGGCCGCAGCGAAGGCGGGCATCCCCATGACCGTCCCGGCGCTGACCATCAACAAGGTGTGCCTCAGCGGCATCGACGCCATCGCGCTGGCCGACCAGCTGATCCGCGCGGGCGAGTTCGACGTCGTGGTCGCCGGCGGCCAGGAGTCGATGAGCCAGGCGCCGCACCTGCTGCCCAAGTCGCGTGAGGGTTACAAGTACGGCGACGTCACGGTGCGCGACCACATGGCCTACGACGGCCTGTGGGACGCCTTCACCGACCAGGCCATGGGCAACCTCACCGAGTCGGCCAACACCGCCGACAACGAGTTCACCCGCGAGGAGCAGGACGCCTTCAGCGCCCGCAGCCACCAGCTGGCTGCCCAGGCCTGGAAGAACGGCGTCTTCGACGACGAGGTCGTCGCGGTCGAGATCCCGCAGCGCAAGGGCGACCCGATCGTCTTCAAGGACGACGAGGGCGTGCGCGCCGACACCACCGTGGAGTCGCTGTCGCGCCTGCGTCCGGCGTTCCGCAAGGACGGCACCATCACGGCCGGCTCGGCCAGCCAGATCTCGGACGGCGCCGCCGCGGTGGTCGTGATGAGCAAGGCCAAGGCCGAGGAGCTGGGCCTCACGTGGATCGCGGAGATCGGCGCGCACGGCGTCGTCGCCGGGCCCGACTCGACGTTGCAGAGCCAGCCGGCGCGCGCCATCACGGTGGCGTGCGAGAAGGAGGGCATCGCGCCGTCCGACCTCGACCTCGTCGAGATCAACGAGGCGTTCGCGGCCGTCGGCCTGGCCTCGACGCGCGAGCTCGGCCTCGACGCCGACATCGTCAACGTCAACGGCGGCGCGATCGCCATGGGCCACCCGATCGGCATGTCCGGCGCCCGCATCGCGCTGCACCTCGCGCTCGAGCTCAAGCGGCGCGGCGGGGGAGTCGGCGCGGCCGCCCTGTGCGGTGGTGGCGGCCAGGGGGACGCGCTGATCGTGCGCGTCCCGAAGGCCTGA
- a CDS encoding TetR/AcrR family transcriptional regulator yields MQPTQPAQPTQPAQPAHPAKPAEPAERSAPTRDERRERIRRAIVDAAWQLSRERGLAGWGLRDLGTQVGMRAPSLYVYFASKNALYDEMYAQGYRELRAAYQSLLVEDLADEERLRAGARVFFDFAVADSARLQLLFLPVIPSFVPSQVSYALAGEVLTELSRALQAVGVTDPVALDLWTAMLTGLATQQVSNDPGGHRWADVVDRAVDLLLAGSRT; encoded by the coding sequence GTGCAGCCCACCCAGCCCGCCCAGCCCACCCAGCCCGCCCAGCCCGCCCATCCCGCCAAGCCCGCCGAGCCCGCCGAGCGCTCAGCCCCCACCCGGGACGAGCGGCGCGAGCGCATCCGGCGCGCCATCGTCGACGCTGCCTGGCAGCTCTCTCGCGAGCGCGGCCTCGCCGGCTGGGGCCTGCGGGATCTCGGGACGCAGGTCGGGATGCGGGCACCGTCGCTGTACGTCTACTTCGCGAGCAAGAACGCGTTGTACGACGAGATGTACGCCCAGGGCTATCGCGAGCTGCGGGCGGCCTACCAGTCCCTGCTCGTCGAGGACCTGGCCGACGAGGAGCGGCTGCGCGCGGGAGCGCGAGTCTTCTTCGACTTCGCCGTGGCCGACTCGGCGCGGCTCCAGCTGCTGTTCCTGCCGGTGATCCCGTCGTTCGTCCCGTCACAGGTGTCCTACGCCCTGGCCGGCGAGGTGCTCACCGAGCTGTCGCGGGCCCTGCAGGCCGTCGGGGTCACCGACCCGGTGGCGCTGGACCTCTGGACGGCGATGCTCACCGGTCTGGCGACGCAACAGGTCAGCAACGACCCCGGAGGCCACCGCTGGGCCGACGTCGTCGACCGGGCCGTCGACCTGCTGCTGGCAGGGAGTCGCACCTAG
- a CDS encoding alpha/beta hydrolase, whose amino-acid sequence MSDDPRTFRPNMIRANTVLPARREDIELHTADGLTLVGELALPEHNDPVATLVTLHPLPTHGGFMDSHVYRKASYRLPALADIAVLRFNTRGTSSPRGTSEGAFDGADAERYDVAAAIELAEFRELPRPWLVGWSFGTDLALMHGCDPAVEGAILLSPPLRYSAPEDLQRWADSGKPVVALVPELDDYLRPDEARERFAAIPQAEVVAVEGGKHLWVGEPYVRRALDEIVSRVAPGRAPLPHTWDGPLGTALHAD is encoded by the coding sequence ATGAGCGACGACCCGCGCACCTTCCGCCCGAACATGATCCGCGCCAACACCGTGCTGCCCGCGCGACGCGAGGACATCGAGCTGCACACCGCCGACGGGCTCACCCTCGTCGGTGAGCTGGCACTGCCTGAGCACAACGACCCCGTCGCCACGCTCGTCACGCTCCACCCGCTGCCGACCCACGGCGGCTTCATGGACTCGCACGTGTACCGCAAGGCCTCCTACCGGTTGCCGGCGCTGGCGGACATCGCGGTGCTCCGGTTCAACACCCGCGGCACCTCGAGCCCGCGCGGCACCAGCGAGGGCGCGTTCGACGGCGCGGACGCCGAGCGCTACGACGTCGCGGCGGCCATCGAGCTGGCGGAGTTCCGCGAGCTGCCGCGCCCCTGGCTCGTCGGCTGGAGCTTCGGCACCGACCTCGCGCTCATGCACGGCTGCGACCCTGCGGTCGAGGGCGCGATCCTGCTGAGCCCTCCGCTGCGCTACTCCGCGCCCGAGGACCTGCAGCGGTGGGCCGACTCGGGCAAGCCGGTCGTGGCGCTGGTGCCCGAGCTCGACGACTACCTGCGTCCCGACGAGGCGCGGGAGCGGTTCGCGGCCATCCCACAGGCCGAGGTCGTCGCCGTCGAGGGCGGCAAGCACCTGTGGGTGGGGGAGCCGTACGTGCGCCGCGCGCTCGACGAGATCGTCTCCCGCGTGGCCCCCGGTCGGGCGCCGCTCCCGCACACCTGGGACGGCCCCCTCGGCACGGCCCTGCACGCCGACTGA